The Rickettsiales bacterium genome includes a region encoding these proteins:
- a CDS encoding metal ABC transporter permease: MLEPFIMRAIIAGVGIAIIAGVIGCFVVWRRMAYFGDSLAHSALLGVALGLATGINANIGTIIICSIFALLLLFLQQKKIMATDTLLGILAHSALSIGMVTISIIGHKINLHSYLFGDILTVTSQEIWLIYGGGIVVMAILLMNWSSMVLMTINEDLAKAENIRTFTVNILLMFIMTIVVAISIRVVGILLITSMLIIPAASARHMARSPESMAIISALLGVISVVGGMSFSIQFDTPSAPSIVATSAAIFIILLPCTAFITGKKQQ; the protein is encoded by the coding sequence ATGCTTGAGCCGTTCATAATGCGCGCGATAATAGCTGGTGTTGGCATAGCTATAATAGCTGGAGTTATCGGCTGTTTCGTTGTCTGGCGGCGGATGGCTTATTTTGGCGATTCACTAGCGCACAGCGCTTTACTTGGTGTAGCGCTCGGCTTGGCCACCGGTATAAATGCTAATATTGGAACTATAATAATATGTTCTATATTCGCGCTTCTACTACTATTTCTTCAACAGAAAAAAATAATGGCGACCGACACATTACTTGGGATACTCGCGCACTCAGCGCTTTCTATCGGCATGGTGACCATTAGCATAATTGGACATAAAATAAATCTTCATTCCTACCTATTTGGCGACATTCTAACAGTCACCTCACAGGAAATATGGCTGATATATGGCGGTGGAATAGTAGTGATGGCTATTTTACTGATGAATTGGTCATCTATGGTGTTGATGACTATTAATGAGGATCTAGCGAAAGCTGAGAATATCCGTACCTTTACAGTAAATATTTTACTAATGTTTATAATGACGATTGTAGTCGCTATCTCAATACGTGTGGTTGGTATATTACTTATTACGTCAATGTTGATTATCCCAGCCGCAAGTGCCCGTCATATGGCAAGATCTCCTGAATCTATGGCTATAATCTCCGCGTTGCTTGGAGTTATATCTGTCGTTGGGGGAATGAGCTTCTCAATACAGTTTGATACCCCATCGGCTCCCTCAATAGTAGCCACCTCCGCCGCCATATTTATCATACTATTACCATGCACTGCTTTTATTACAGGAAAAAAACAGCAATAA